One Nicotiana sylvestris chromosome 12, ASM39365v2, whole genome shotgun sequence genomic window carries:
- the LOC104245588 gene encoding putative ABC transporter C family member 15 isoform X1: protein MDITLRLINMAFFLLLLIWFLIHLFKKNRGEEDFAEKIQPTFFSKITILLNVLIAIAYLGFCFHELWKLKTFVFEESVFSAMTWSLSSAVSIYALNKEKRWPLLLIIWWVFSSIFDIFLVSLHLLNHYNIYYTKPPHFLPKTNIIDFASLPLSILLCFNALPDCSAKKYNEIEQPFLQKEVNRHDADAFSNAGIWSQLTFLWLNPLFNKGHEEKLRVEHIPSIPNSESSSEASALLEDAFRTKKTTSFSLPDAILHMIWRPLAYNAVFAGVNTIASYTGPLLITSFVKFLSEKKDESNWQEGMILAFIFFFAKTIESLSQRQWYFGAHRIGVRVRAALMALIYKRTLSIKYGGTKDGKIINFINVDVERIGDFCWYIHGVWLLPVQVILALVILYKNLGAAPSAAAFLSTIFVMVSNTPLANMQEQLHSKIMEAKDVRIKATSETLKSMRVLKLHSWESTFFKKLLQLRQNERGWLKRYLYTCSAVAFLFWASPTLVSVATFGVCIMLKTPLTSGAVLSALATFRILQEPIYNLPELISMIAQTKVSVDRIQDFMREEDQKKLTSYLAPYNNTSEVAIELEPGEYAWGTNELKKSTIKITEKIRIMKGWKVAICGSVGSGKSSLLCSIMGEIPTISGSSIKTNGSKAFVPQSAWIQTGTVRDNVLFGKEMNKARYDDIVERCALKRDIEMWADGDLNSVGERGMNLSGGQKQRIQLARAIYSDSDIYILDDPFSAVDAQTGAHMFKASTTSYFYRFFFSNRVALIDFLQPFIILQKCLIQHLHNKTVVYATHQLEFLDASDLILVMKDGRIVQSGKYNELITDPDGELLRHMVAHSKSLDQVNPSQKCSCMTKGKHQNNQIEVEESFEDLTCDDKILGRTEQEDAVSGRVKWQVYSTFVTSAYKGALVLPVLLCQVLFQGLQMASNYWIAWGTEEEGRVTRERLIGIFVLMSGGSSFFILGRAVMLSTIAIETAQKLYVGMITSIFRAPLSFFDSTPSSRILNRSSTDQSIVDTDIPYRLAGLAFALIQLLSIVVLMSHVAWQIFFLFLLVLAISMWYQAYYITTARELARMIGIQKAPILHHFSESLTGVATIRCFNQEDRFLNKNLKLIDNYSHVAFHNSATMEWLCVRINFLFNLIFFFLLVILANLPRKAIDPSLAGLAATYGLNLNVLQAWVIWNLCNVENKMISVERILQFSNVPSEAPLIIEKSRPEPNWPLKGRIEMKELHVQYSPDLPRVLKGITCTFPEGKKIGVVGRTGSGKSTLIQALFRVVEPSEGCILIDGIDISRIGLEDLRSRLSIIPQDPTLFQGTIRTNLDLLQQHSDHDIWEVLHKCHLAEIVKQDPRLLDAPVAEDGENLSVGQRQIVCLARVLLQKRRILVLDEATASVDTETDNVIQKTIREETYGCTVITVAHRIPTVIDNDLVLVLGEGKILEFDTPDQLLRNSSSAFSNLVTEFLRRSSKG, encoded by the exons ATGGACATCACTCTGAGGCTAATCAATATGGCTTTTTTCTTGCTGTTACTCATATGGTTTTTGATACATCTTTTCAAGAAAAACAGAGGAGAAGAAGATTTTGCAGAAAAAATACAGCCTACATTTTTCAGCAAGATTACAATTTTATTGAATGTGTTAATAGCCATTGCTTACTTGGGATTTTGTTTCCATGAATTGTGGAAGTTGAAAACTTTTGTGTTTGAAGAGTCTGTTTTTTCAGCCATGACATGGAGTTTGTCAAGTGCAGTTTCAATCTATGCattaaacaaagagaaaaggtGGCCATTATTACTCATTATATGGTGGGTCTTTTCAAGtatttttgatatatttttaGTCTCACTTCATCTTCTCAACCATTATAATATTTATTATACAAAACCCCCACATTTTCTGCCTAAGACAAATATAATTGATTTTGCTTCCCTACCACTGTCAATTCTCCTATGTTTCAATGCCCTGCCTGATTGTTCTGCCAAGAAATACAATGAAATTGAGCAGCCATTTCTTCAGAAAGAAGTAAATAGACATGATGCTGATGCATTTTCTAATGCTGGCATTTGGAGCCAACTCACATTCTTGTGGCTTAATCCACTATTCAACAAAGGTCATGAGGAAAAGCTGAGAGTAGAACACATACCTTCAATTCCTAATTCTGAGAGTTCCAGTGAAGCTTCTGCTTTATTGGAAGACGCGTTTCGGACAAAGAAAACTACTAGTTTCTCCCTCCCTGATGCCATactccacatgatttggagaccACTTGCCTATAATGCTGTCTTTGCAG GAGTCAACACAATTGCATCCTATACTGGTCCTTTGCTAATAACAAGTTTTGTAAAATTTTTGTCTGAAAAGAAAGATGAGTCCAATTGGCAAGAAGGAATGATTTTAGCCTTCATctttttctttgccaaaacaatTGAGTCACTGTCACAAAGGCAATGGTATTTTGGAGCTCACCGGATTGGTGTTCGAGTGAGAGCAGCTCTGATGGCATTAATATATAAAAGAACTTTGTCGATCAAGTATGGCGGTACAAAAGATGGAAAGATCATAAACTTCATCAATGTTGATGTTGAGAGAATTGGGGATTTCTGCTGGTATATTCATGGAGTTTGGCTGCTTCCTGTTCAGGTTATACTTGCCCTGGTTATCTTGTACAAGAATTTAGGTGCTGCTCCCTCTGCTGCTGCTTTTCTTTCAACCATATTCGTGATGGTAAGCAACACACCGCTTGCCAATATGCAAGAGCAGCTCCACTCAAAGATAATGGAAGCGAAGGACGTGAGAATTAAAGCCACTTCAGAGACCTTGAAAAGCATGAGAGTGTTGAAACTACACTCATGGGAGTCCACTTTCTTCAAGAAGCTGCTTCAACTTAGACAAAATGAGAGAGGATGGCTTAAGAGATACCTTTATACATGTTCTGCTGTGGCTTTTCTCTTTTGGGCGTCACCAACACTAGTTTCAGTTGCAACCTTTGGTGTTTGTATCATGTTAAAAACACCATTAACATCAGGAGCAGTTCTCTCAGCACTAGCAACTTTCAGGATACTACAAGAACCAATCTACAACTTGCCCGAACTCATTTCCATGATTGCACAGACAAAGGTTTCAGTTGATAGGATTCAAGACTTCATGAGAGAGGAAGATCAAAAGAAGTTAACAAGCTATCTTGCTCCTTATAATAATACATCTGAAGTGGCAATTGAACTTGAGCCAGGAGAGTATGCTTGGGGCACAAATGAGTTGAAGAAATCAACGATTAAGATAACCGAGAAAATCAGGATCATGAAAGGGTGGAAAGTGGCAATCTGTGGTTCAGTGGGATCAGGAAAGTCAAGCTTACTCTGTAGTATTATGGGAGAGATTCCTACGATTTCTGGATCTAGTATTAAGACTAATGGTTCAAAGGCATTTGTACCACAAAGTGCCTGGATTCAGACGGGCACCGTTAGAGACAATGTTCTTTTTGGCAAGGAAATGAATAAGGCTCGTTATGATGATATCGTGGAACGATGTGCTTTGAAACGTGACATTGAGATGTGGGCTGATGGAGATCTAAATTCGGTAGGAGAAAGAGGAATGAACCTAAGTGGTGGACAAAAGCAGAGAATTCAGTTGGCTAGAGCTATTTATAGTGATTCAGACATCTATATATTAGATGACCCTTTCAGTGCTGTTGATGCACAAACTGGAGCTCATATGTTCAAGGCAAGTACTACATCCTACTTTTATCGATTTTTTTTCAGTAATCGAGTTGCTCTTATTGATTTTCTACAACCCTTCATCATATTGCAGAAATGCCTAATCCAACATCTACATAATAAAACTGTTGTTTATGCCACTCACCAGTTGGAATTTTTAGATGCTTCTGACCTCATCCTG GTAATGAAAGATGGTAGAATTGTTCAGTCAGGAAAGTATAATGAGTTGATTACAGACCCTGACGGTGAGCTCCTAAGACATATGGTGGCTCACAGCAAATCATTAGATCAGGTGAACCCTTCCCAAAAATGCAGCTGCATGACCAAGGGTAAGCATCAGAATAACCAAATTGAAGTCGAAGAGAGTTTTGAAGATCTTACCTGTGACGACAAGATCTTAGGAAGAACTGAGCAGGAAGACGCAGTATCTGGTCGAGTTAAATGGCAGGTCTACTCGACTTTTGTCACTTCGGCATACAAAGGGGCCCTTGTACTTCCGGTCCTTCTATGTCAAGTTCTCTTCCAGGGATTGCAGATGGCAAGCAACTACTGGATTGCATGGGGAACTGAAGAAGAAGGCAGGGTTACTAGAGAGCGATTAATTGGAATATTTGTGCTGATGTCAGGGGGAAGCTCTTTTTTCATCTTAGGAAGAGCAGTTATGCTGTCAACTATTGCAATTGAGACTGCTCAGAAGCTCTACGTTGGGATGATCACATCAATCTTCCGAGCGCCCTTGTCATTCTTCGACTCCACTCCTTCCAGCAGAATTCTGAATAGG TCTTCTACAGACCAAAGCATTGTGGACACAGATATTCCGTATAGATTGGCTGGACTAGCATTTGCACTTATTCAATTATTGAGCATTGTTGTCCTTATGTCCCATGTTGCTTGGCAGATCTTTTTTCTCTTCCTTCTGGTACTTGCCATCTCCATGTGGTATCAG GCATATTACATTACCACTGCTAGAGAACTGGCAAGGATGATTGGCATTCAGAAAGCTCCAATCCTGCATCATTTCTCTGAATCTCTCACCGGTGTAGCAACCATTCGTTGTTTTAATCAGGAGGACCGATTCTTGAATAAGAACTTGAAGCTCATTGATAATTATTCTCATGTTGCCTTTCACAACTCTGCTACAATGGAATGGCTCTGTGTTCGAATCAACTTTCTCTTCAATCTgatattcttctttcttctcgTCATCCTGGCAAACCTTCCACGGAAGGCTATCGACCCCA GTTTAGCAGGACTAGCAGCTACCTATGGCTTAAATCTTAATGTTCTCCAAGCTTGGGTTATATGGAACCTTTGCAAtgttgagaacaaaatgatcTCAGTGGAGAGAATACTTCAGTTTAGCAATGTTCCTAGTGAAGCCCCACTGATAATTGAAAAGTCCAGGCCGGAACCCAATTGGCCGCTAAAAGGAAGGATCGAAATGAAGGAACTTCATGTGCAATACAGCCCTGATCTCCCAAGAGTACTAAAAGGTATAACATGCACCTTTCCGGAGGGAAAGAAAATTGGTGTAGTTGGAAGAACAGGAAGTGGAAAGTCTACTTTGATCCAAGCTCTGTTCAGGGTTGTGGAACCATCTGAGGGATGCATTCTTATCGATGGAATAGACATTTCGAGGATTGGTTTGGAAGACCTAAGGTCTAGGTTGAGTATAATACCACAAGATCCAACTTTGTTCCAAGGAACAATTAGGACTAATCTTGATCTGTTACAACAACATTCAGATCATGATATCTGGGAG GTCTTGCACAAATGTCATTTGGCTGAGATAGTGAAGCAGGATCCAAGGCTTCTTGATGCACCAG TTGCAGAAGACGGAGAAAACTTGAGCGTGGGTCAAAGGCAGATTGTGTGCCTAGCTAGGGTGTTGCTACAAAAAAGGAGAATATTGGTACTTGATGAAGCTACTGCTTCAGTGGATACAGAGACAGACAATGTCATTCAGAAAACTATAAGAGAAGAAACATATGGATGCACAGTTATAACAGTGGCTCATCGGATACCCACAGTCATCGATAATGATCTTGTTCTAGTTCTTGGTGAAG GAAAAATTCTCGAGTTTGATACTCCTGACCAGTTATTGAGGAACAGTTCTTCCGCATTTTCAAATTTGGTGACAGAATTCTTGCGGAGATCATCCAAGGGGTAA
- the LOC104245588 gene encoding putative ABC transporter C family member 15 isoform X2, producing the protein MDITLRLINMAFFLLLLIWFLIHLFKKNRGEEDFAEKIQPTFFSKITILLNVLIAIAYLGFCFHELWKLKTFVFEESVFSAMTWSLSSAVSIYALNKEKRWPLLLIIWWVFSSIFDIFLVSLHLLNHYNIYYTKPPHFLPKTNIIDFASLPLSILLCFNALPDCSAKKYNEIEQPFLQKEVNRHDADAFSNAGIWSQLTFLWLNPLFNKGHEEKLRVEHIPSIPNSESSSEASALLEDAFRTKKTTSFSLPDAILHMIWRPLAYNAVFAGVNTIASYTGPLLITSFVKFLSEKKDESNWQEGMILAFIFFFAKTIESLSQRQWYFGAHRIGVRVRAALMALIYKRTLSIKYGGTKDGKIINFINVDVERIGDFCWYIHGVWLLPVQVILALVILYKNLGAAPSAAAFLSTIFVMVSNTPLANMQEQLHSKIMEAKDVRIKATSETLKSMRVLKLHSWESTFFKKLLQLRQNERGWLKRYLYTCSAVAFLFWASPTLVSVATFGVCIMLKTPLTSGAVLSALATFRILQEPIYNLPELISMIAQTKVSVDRIQDFMREEDQKKLTSYLAPYNNTSEVAIELEPGEYAWGTNELKKSTIKITEKIRIMKGWKVAICGSVGSGKSSLLCSIMGEIPTISGSSIKTNGSKAFVPQSAWIQTGTVRDNVLFGKEMNKARYDDIVERCALKRDIEMWADGDLNSVGERGMNLSGGQKQRIQLARAIYSDSDIYILDDPFSAVDAQTGAHMFKKCLIQHLHNKTVVYATHQLEFLDASDLILVMKDGRIVQSGKYNELITDPDGELLRHMVAHSKSLDQVNPSQKCSCMTKGKHQNNQIEVEESFEDLTCDDKILGRTEQEDAVSGRVKWQVYSTFVTSAYKGALVLPVLLCQVLFQGLQMASNYWIAWGTEEEGRVTRERLIGIFVLMSGGSSFFILGRAVMLSTIAIETAQKLYVGMITSIFRAPLSFFDSTPSSRILNRSSTDQSIVDTDIPYRLAGLAFALIQLLSIVVLMSHVAWQIFFLFLLVLAISMWYQAYYITTARELARMIGIQKAPILHHFSESLTGVATIRCFNQEDRFLNKNLKLIDNYSHVAFHNSATMEWLCVRINFLFNLIFFFLLVILANLPRKAIDPSLAGLAATYGLNLNVLQAWVIWNLCNVENKMISVERILQFSNVPSEAPLIIEKSRPEPNWPLKGRIEMKELHVQYSPDLPRVLKGITCTFPEGKKIGVVGRTGSGKSTLIQALFRVVEPSEGCILIDGIDISRIGLEDLRSRLSIIPQDPTLFQGTIRTNLDLLQQHSDHDIWEVLHKCHLAEIVKQDPRLLDAPVAEDGENLSVGQRQIVCLARVLLQKRRILVLDEATASVDTETDNVIQKTIREETYGCTVITVAHRIPTVIDNDLVLVLGEGKILEFDTPDQLLRNSSSAFSNLVTEFLRRSSKG; encoded by the exons ATGGACATCACTCTGAGGCTAATCAATATGGCTTTTTTCTTGCTGTTACTCATATGGTTTTTGATACATCTTTTCAAGAAAAACAGAGGAGAAGAAGATTTTGCAGAAAAAATACAGCCTACATTTTTCAGCAAGATTACAATTTTATTGAATGTGTTAATAGCCATTGCTTACTTGGGATTTTGTTTCCATGAATTGTGGAAGTTGAAAACTTTTGTGTTTGAAGAGTCTGTTTTTTCAGCCATGACATGGAGTTTGTCAAGTGCAGTTTCAATCTATGCattaaacaaagagaaaaggtGGCCATTATTACTCATTATATGGTGGGTCTTTTCAAGtatttttgatatatttttaGTCTCACTTCATCTTCTCAACCATTATAATATTTATTATACAAAACCCCCACATTTTCTGCCTAAGACAAATATAATTGATTTTGCTTCCCTACCACTGTCAATTCTCCTATGTTTCAATGCCCTGCCTGATTGTTCTGCCAAGAAATACAATGAAATTGAGCAGCCATTTCTTCAGAAAGAAGTAAATAGACATGATGCTGATGCATTTTCTAATGCTGGCATTTGGAGCCAACTCACATTCTTGTGGCTTAATCCACTATTCAACAAAGGTCATGAGGAAAAGCTGAGAGTAGAACACATACCTTCAATTCCTAATTCTGAGAGTTCCAGTGAAGCTTCTGCTTTATTGGAAGACGCGTTTCGGACAAAGAAAACTACTAGTTTCTCCCTCCCTGATGCCATactccacatgatttggagaccACTTGCCTATAATGCTGTCTTTGCAG GAGTCAACACAATTGCATCCTATACTGGTCCTTTGCTAATAACAAGTTTTGTAAAATTTTTGTCTGAAAAGAAAGATGAGTCCAATTGGCAAGAAGGAATGATTTTAGCCTTCATctttttctttgccaaaacaatTGAGTCACTGTCACAAAGGCAATGGTATTTTGGAGCTCACCGGATTGGTGTTCGAGTGAGAGCAGCTCTGATGGCATTAATATATAAAAGAACTTTGTCGATCAAGTATGGCGGTACAAAAGATGGAAAGATCATAAACTTCATCAATGTTGATGTTGAGAGAATTGGGGATTTCTGCTGGTATATTCATGGAGTTTGGCTGCTTCCTGTTCAGGTTATACTTGCCCTGGTTATCTTGTACAAGAATTTAGGTGCTGCTCCCTCTGCTGCTGCTTTTCTTTCAACCATATTCGTGATGGTAAGCAACACACCGCTTGCCAATATGCAAGAGCAGCTCCACTCAAAGATAATGGAAGCGAAGGACGTGAGAATTAAAGCCACTTCAGAGACCTTGAAAAGCATGAGAGTGTTGAAACTACACTCATGGGAGTCCACTTTCTTCAAGAAGCTGCTTCAACTTAGACAAAATGAGAGAGGATGGCTTAAGAGATACCTTTATACATGTTCTGCTGTGGCTTTTCTCTTTTGGGCGTCACCAACACTAGTTTCAGTTGCAACCTTTGGTGTTTGTATCATGTTAAAAACACCATTAACATCAGGAGCAGTTCTCTCAGCACTAGCAACTTTCAGGATACTACAAGAACCAATCTACAACTTGCCCGAACTCATTTCCATGATTGCACAGACAAAGGTTTCAGTTGATAGGATTCAAGACTTCATGAGAGAGGAAGATCAAAAGAAGTTAACAAGCTATCTTGCTCCTTATAATAATACATCTGAAGTGGCAATTGAACTTGAGCCAGGAGAGTATGCTTGGGGCACAAATGAGTTGAAGAAATCAACGATTAAGATAACCGAGAAAATCAGGATCATGAAAGGGTGGAAAGTGGCAATCTGTGGTTCAGTGGGATCAGGAAAGTCAAGCTTACTCTGTAGTATTATGGGAGAGATTCCTACGATTTCTGGATCTAGTATTAAGACTAATGGTTCAAAGGCATTTGTACCACAAAGTGCCTGGATTCAGACGGGCACCGTTAGAGACAATGTTCTTTTTGGCAAGGAAATGAATAAGGCTCGTTATGATGATATCGTGGAACGATGTGCTTTGAAACGTGACATTGAGATGTGGGCTGATGGAGATCTAAATTCGGTAGGAGAAAGAGGAATGAACCTAAGTGGTGGACAAAAGCAGAGAATTCAGTTGGCTAGAGCTATTTATAGTGATTCAGACATCTATATATTAGATGACCCTTTCAGTGCTGTTGATGCACAAACTGGAGCTCATATGTTCAAG AAATGCCTAATCCAACATCTACATAATAAAACTGTTGTTTATGCCACTCACCAGTTGGAATTTTTAGATGCTTCTGACCTCATCCTG GTAATGAAAGATGGTAGAATTGTTCAGTCAGGAAAGTATAATGAGTTGATTACAGACCCTGACGGTGAGCTCCTAAGACATATGGTGGCTCACAGCAAATCATTAGATCAGGTGAACCCTTCCCAAAAATGCAGCTGCATGACCAAGGGTAAGCATCAGAATAACCAAATTGAAGTCGAAGAGAGTTTTGAAGATCTTACCTGTGACGACAAGATCTTAGGAAGAACTGAGCAGGAAGACGCAGTATCTGGTCGAGTTAAATGGCAGGTCTACTCGACTTTTGTCACTTCGGCATACAAAGGGGCCCTTGTACTTCCGGTCCTTCTATGTCAAGTTCTCTTCCAGGGATTGCAGATGGCAAGCAACTACTGGATTGCATGGGGAACTGAAGAAGAAGGCAGGGTTACTAGAGAGCGATTAATTGGAATATTTGTGCTGATGTCAGGGGGAAGCTCTTTTTTCATCTTAGGAAGAGCAGTTATGCTGTCAACTATTGCAATTGAGACTGCTCAGAAGCTCTACGTTGGGATGATCACATCAATCTTCCGAGCGCCCTTGTCATTCTTCGACTCCACTCCTTCCAGCAGAATTCTGAATAGG TCTTCTACAGACCAAAGCATTGTGGACACAGATATTCCGTATAGATTGGCTGGACTAGCATTTGCACTTATTCAATTATTGAGCATTGTTGTCCTTATGTCCCATGTTGCTTGGCAGATCTTTTTTCTCTTCCTTCTGGTACTTGCCATCTCCATGTGGTATCAG GCATATTACATTACCACTGCTAGAGAACTGGCAAGGATGATTGGCATTCAGAAAGCTCCAATCCTGCATCATTTCTCTGAATCTCTCACCGGTGTAGCAACCATTCGTTGTTTTAATCAGGAGGACCGATTCTTGAATAAGAACTTGAAGCTCATTGATAATTATTCTCATGTTGCCTTTCACAACTCTGCTACAATGGAATGGCTCTGTGTTCGAATCAACTTTCTCTTCAATCTgatattcttctttcttctcgTCATCCTGGCAAACCTTCCACGGAAGGCTATCGACCCCA GTTTAGCAGGACTAGCAGCTACCTATGGCTTAAATCTTAATGTTCTCCAAGCTTGGGTTATATGGAACCTTTGCAAtgttgagaacaaaatgatcTCAGTGGAGAGAATACTTCAGTTTAGCAATGTTCCTAGTGAAGCCCCACTGATAATTGAAAAGTCCAGGCCGGAACCCAATTGGCCGCTAAAAGGAAGGATCGAAATGAAGGAACTTCATGTGCAATACAGCCCTGATCTCCCAAGAGTACTAAAAGGTATAACATGCACCTTTCCGGAGGGAAAGAAAATTGGTGTAGTTGGAAGAACAGGAAGTGGAAAGTCTACTTTGATCCAAGCTCTGTTCAGGGTTGTGGAACCATCTGAGGGATGCATTCTTATCGATGGAATAGACATTTCGAGGATTGGTTTGGAAGACCTAAGGTCTAGGTTGAGTATAATACCACAAGATCCAACTTTGTTCCAAGGAACAATTAGGACTAATCTTGATCTGTTACAACAACATTCAGATCATGATATCTGGGAG GTCTTGCACAAATGTCATTTGGCTGAGATAGTGAAGCAGGATCCAAGGCTTCTTGATGCACCAG TTGCAGAAGACGGAGAAAACTTGAGCGTGGGTCAAAGGCAGATTGTGTGCCTAGCTAGGGTGTTGCTACAAAAAAGGAGAATATTGGTACTTGATGAAGCTACTGCTTCAGTGGATACAGAGACAGACAATGTCATTCAGAAAACTATAAGAGAAGAAACATATGGATGCACAGTTATAACAGTGGCTCATCGGATACCCACAGTCATCGATAATGATCTTGTTCTAGTTCTTGGTGAAG GAAAAATTCTCGAGTTTGATACTCCTGACCAGTTATTGAGGAACAGTTCTTCCGCATTTTCAAATTTGGTGACAGAATTCTTGCGGAGATCATCCAAGGGGTAA